In Salvia miltiorrhiza cultivar Shanhuang (shh) chromosome 4, IMPLAD_Smil_shh, whole genome shotgun sequence, the DNA window aatattacaatattatatagtatactttatttttatttcaaaattaaatttatataccttaattttaaatttatcaacttattctagataataaaaatgaaattaaataataaaatagaattaTATATCTTAATTGGAGGGTATAAACTCTACttaacaattataaaattaaactaaacatataaaattgaaattagagagaaaaaatgcaagaaaattaaaataaattaaaaatagtgGAACACTGAATTTCAAGCAATATGTTATTTGGATAGAATATATACGagacaatataattaattactttgaaaaaattatttatttcaaaattttggtTCGAAATAAAGAAGGATATAATTGCTTTTATTGTTTCCTCCACCTTATATATtcttttttgtaaattttttaacattttttaagtacaaaaactacaaaaataaaaattaaaataatattaataatttaccAAACAATGCAATGCGAAAAGAACAATAAAATCAactgaattttttaaaatttgaaccaactttttaaaaataaatcaatattttaaaatatttaatatttttttattccaaCATATTTTGTCCATATAGTATATCTTTGCTTTTTGGTACACGAGAAGCgtatcttaattttatttttgttggattGCTTCGGAGCGATGGTCAGGTTGTAGCTCTGTTAGCATTCACATTCCTTTGTGACATTTTGTCTTTTTATCCTTAGATAGGCACACTTTTTTTTATCgaaatttttttctttgaattttttcGGAAAAGGTTTTAATGTGGTCTGTCCTCAGGAtctgcgttttgtgctctcaatGAATTTTTAGgtcctttttttttgttaataaacTTTTATTTCAGCTTTTGGGTACAATACCCACACTCattctttattattaaatttaattcacacCAACTTATTACATACAAAAAAATCCGATCTTAGCCCACAATTAACTTTTAACATACAACTCTAACACGATGTGTGTATCTTTTTTCACTCAAAAAGTATTTACCAAACATTAAAACATGTAACGTCAAGAATAAtgtaatattccctccgtcccaatttttaatattcatcttaatttctttttttaccGTCCCTCATTTTGATATTCATTCATGagttggacaaaatttgtccggacaaaaataaggttaattttttaaaaaaatcaatttatttataaattttgattcaagtttgaaaggatttaattagttttattgttttttctatattgtaattttttcataattttttaacatttttttttattttttgttattttatttgtagtttgtgtactttaaaaataataataattaaaaaggttattaaaaaattacaaaaaaattacaatataaagaaaacaataaaactaactacatcctattttattttgaatcaaaacttttaaataaatttattttataaagtatttaactatattttgtccggacaaattttgtctaaacactacaaaaaaagcgctgattaccgacggctaaatgccgtcggtaaaaaaagacggccgccggtaaatagtgttaccggcggcgataacggcggcaatCTCCCGCCGCTAAAtggttcgtcggcaacgacaataacggcggcgaacatccgccgtcggcagttaacggcggcgatgccgccggaattgtcgccgttaaacggcggagaATAGCCGGAGAAATAGCGGCGGCAGacaccgccgctagttaccgagggctattttgccgtcggtagagagccaccggagtccggctgACCCTGCCggaaaactaccgacggcgagtaccgccgctaactagcggcggcgaatcgccgtcggtaaaaaaCTGCCGCCGGCCGGTGGGTCACGCCGGAGGatggccgggtatttaccgaggggaaattgccgtcggtaactaccgacggcgttttgcccacggtaatgttttttattttatttttttattttatttatttatttatttatttatttattttattgtatattgtatatccacaatttatttccgtatttatacggtattgcatactttagacgaacttcccagtcggcgacccgacttcccagtgggtcacccatcttgcttgtgctatgtgtcaagcacgcttaactttgaaattcttttcgagtgatcaccagtacagaacactcgtattattgatatatctacatctattaattcatttaaatgctatatactcactcatataattataatctttgaatatgtggagataataccttaaatatgttgttaattagtgagcgagttcgtttcggtccttatttttatcgtcggtaaaatatttaattaatatttaataattaattaattaattaattaattaattttttttttttttacaccaaaagtgttttaatttggttattataatgtgatttgaatttatttgtttatgttaaatgcaatcatcatcatcattgccataaatatataaaacatttatagttttaataattaaagcacttgaaatatatagttcaataaaacataaatttgaaaagaaagtgcaaatgtaattttgtttgaaaacataaacataagtctaagcatcatcatcatcatcatcatcggcatcagggtgtggaggtggcggagcattatacatcctcataaacgcctccaattgagccacgcggtcctgcatctgttggcgttctgcttgctctgccgccatgcgctcctctatctgttggcgttgtgcttgctctgccgccaatcgctcctccagcgtggagatccgtgtctcataaagctgctgagacaccgcagaagtgcccgtgctgcggatagaccccctactagcctgactctgcccggcactcccgacgccgtagatccgtgacctatcaatttgcaccacctccaaatacacctcgtctagccgctcctgtcgtcctgtggcagcggccagtcgatgaacctcggcctaatacatacataacaatgcataattgttagaaaataaatacattcactaaatatttgaataaacttaaacacttacgtcaattctagcatctctctccgacgtataacttccgtcggcgtacgtgtggaggcggaggaaggtggcatagttcggtgcatcctggggagtaccaggatccaagctctgtatatgcatttatataagataaataagttatattagtcaatatattaatttaatttatatacttaattatttgttaattacataccatatactgctgcaggatacgagtcgactgggacccgcccacgtgcctactgatccctgtaccctccccatcgggctcggacatccggttggcacgaGCTCGAGttgaaacagcctcaacctcgggctgatgccagtaatcccggagtccagtccagaaatcgggagtcatccagacgggcctagacatctctctcccttggctgatacactgcttgagagttgacttgtagtcgctcatcatgtcggagtaccttttgcgggctttTGTCTCCCACATGATCCTCACGTCATGCTCATCCTCGGGCTTCCAcgtaaactctttctgttgaaagaaagagaattaatttaatatcaaacattttaacaatttaatatgatatatttatatgtattataaatttaattgtacctgtaattcatcaaaaaatttatccttcatcgccgggggcgtcaacttccatgtgtacccgcctgtGTTTtcaaaacaaagggatcatacttcctatatcttcgtgtgtggttcagtgaaactaacttgaagtctgtatcaatagaagttccctgagccgacaagtcaaaccattcacagttgaacaagactgtctgcttaattggataccccggatactccagcacgcaaacctcttgcagacgcccataaaagtctagcacatctctatcactaccatagaccgaaccttttatgcaaacgccactgttcacagtcgcactctctctatcatgatcagttgtgtgaaacctgtagccattcacgaaatagccggagtatgtttcaatctcccttaatggtccagctgcaagcgacctaatataagggttcaactcgtcgttacaaggacgacaaacctgtttcacacaaatatcatttaagtttgctagccaattttagagtaagtaaatgtatatttaacataaatttatcgtctcttacgtaatggttaaaccacagaataaactcgttgtgaaacgcgacttcaaactctgcatcagtcatgtaaggatttgcatatcgtttttcctccttgaagatccttggatacaaagaatcaaataaatatgttaacacctatatatgatgaacacttcttatacgtaaattgaacgagaatactcacttgctatatgtctctgcaacctctgcacaattgctcaaaatatacatgtgtgcagcatgccattcgcgctcatccatgtatctcttcgtccctcggccaagtgaacgcccaataggtttgaatatggcgagacaaagaggatcatcattttcagcaacgggcatctcaatattgcgaggcaaagttgtccactttgtagatatttgatcttcaaagtaaaacgaagagaaggttgacatttctgcatgtaagtatgcattggcgatggacgcctcaaccttggctttgttctttatatgattttttaatgtcctcaaatatctttcaaaaggatacatccaccgatattgcactggaccagccaatcgtgcctcatctgccaaatgaactggtaggtgctccattgaatcaaataaactaggcgggaagatacgctcaagtttgcaaagagtaacagctatcttctcactcagtattctcatgtcatatatggccacgttgcgggatgttaattctctgaagaagaaacttaactctgtaattgcctcccaaacattcttaggaagaagttctttaaatgcaacaggcagaaggatttgcatgaacacgtgacagtcgtgacttttcatgttgtgcatcttcagggcgttcatgtcaacgcatctactaatatttgacacgtacccatcgggaaacttaagactcttgatccattggagtaagatcttcttctcttccctgtcaagtgtataacatgctttcggataccctcgagttccatccactttcttcaactctttccgcttgcagaaggtgttcaattcttctctagatttttctgtatcttttgtcttccccttcacattcaggacagtattaaacacgttatcaaacacatttttctcaatgtgcataacatccagattatgtcgaatcaaaagatatctccaatagggtagatcccaaaatatgcttttctttttccaccctacatcttgatatttggcgagttgagcgttcctgccatcgaagtcttcggtaaccttcacgaagcctaacccctcgatttgattcaagatttgtattcctgatctttgttctggtggaccaacattgcatgtcttattcctcaagaatgaagttttgtttctcctaaacacatggttaggaggtaagaacttccgatgattatcaaaccacgattgttttccactcatcggcaaagtgaatgcttctgtattctccatgcaatgtggacatgccaatttcccagctgtaccccacccagacaacatagcgtacgctggaaaatcactgatagtccatatcagagctgctcgcatctggaaattttgcttcaacgatatgtcgtaagtgttcacaccaacctcccacagagattttaactcgtgtatcaatggctgtaagaatacgtccaacttcatctttgggtttgatgggccaggcacgaggactgtgaggaacatgaattgttctttcatgcacaaccacggaggcaggttatacggcgtgacaataactggccaagaagaatattgacgccctgattgtgcaaatggggcaaaaccatctgtagagaggcccaacCTCACATTTCTAATCTCatcggcgaatccaggaaagactgaattcaaatgtttccatgccggagagtcggccgggtggcgcattatcccatcgtctgtggaggtcgcatgccaccgcatatgttcagcagttgcaggagatgcaaacaatctctgcaatcggggcgtcaagggaaaatagtgcatctgtttagcgggcacttgtttctttctgcgactcccagatgcacgcaagctgtccttatatcgtgattggtcacagaacatacaactatgtagctcactagtttccccccaatacaacatgcagttattaacacagcaatcgatcttctctactggcaaacccaaaccacgtagatttcttttcgtactatagaagtcttctggacagttgttaccctctggtaaagcagctttcatcatcgaagacatctgattgtaagtcctctctgacatgtggctttcagtctttatgctcatgaattgagtcatccaacttaattgtgagtacgtgtcacatcttgcgtacaatggagtatccgctgcatccaacatattataaatctgttgagcgtcattattgggcggctgctccagatttggaggatcttgataattactaggtccagcatggtcatgcaccatcctttcgtagttattatataatccatcatcctcattcattatagcatgttctctcggcatagacagcggtgcttccccgtgacaaacccaaactttgtaattcaggacaaatccacgcctactaacatgttctctgaccgtaggtacatctaaatacgcttgattcttgcacttcttacacgggcacctaatgttaccttgtcgatctgtgtacgccgtttgattgaacgcccactcaaggaaaaactcaagccccgtttcaaatgcggtacgatcattgtatctcgcgtacatccacgtacgattatcactcattcttgcaaattctaattgaaaaaaacaaataaaacataataaattacttgaaatctaacaaaatttcgacagcataaccccactatcctaactaccaagtgctcgactctaccagcaactatagtgaccatggtggtcctaatttactaagcctatactaggtctacccgaccccccaatgtcgaagcaataatacaatacaaataaaagcaataaaaatcatggtaattaaattaaaaacaatcatttgtagggagaagatccttaagaaataatcaatttctatcccaaagggagaagatccttaagaaattgattaaatctatcccacaatatatatatatatatatatatatatatatatataatataacatttcataaacacatagcacataacatttaatttaacaaaattatccaacatatataaattattctaacaaattaacaacttacaatataatttaaaattaatcatgcttcataatttaaaattaaactaacaacatcatatattaaatggattaatataatttaaaattaatcatgcttcatataatttagttataaacaaaatctattataaattaattaactatatataacaaataaatctatttaattaatatataattaaatacataaataaattcataattaaataattaaataaataaattagagagcgtacggtggtggtttccggtggatgtcgtgaagaaggcggtgaaacgaggtcgtcgaactacaataaataatataagtgaaattatataattatatatatatataattaaaattaattaaatatatatatatatatatatatagatctagagagagagagagagagagagagagttacctgCTGGGTCGGCGGCGGTcagcgggcggcggcggcggcggcggcggcggcggcgaaggaAGAGCAgcagggggggggggggggggggttattTTCTGTTCGCGTGGGGGGTTGCGGCGCAGAAACTGAAAAAAGTTGCAAACCCGCTGCCCTATATTTTAaagattaccgacggcaaatgccgtcgctaTCTAGCGGCGGTAAGTTTGCCGCCgttaattgtattaatttaattatttaatgcgTATTTTAACATTAACGGCGGCATCGCCGTCGTTATCTACCGGCGGCaagtttgccgtcggtaactggcCGGTATATTCGAGAGTACGGGTCGCCTGGAATGCCGCCGTCGTGCCGCCGTtagctaccgacggcaaaatcgccgtCGGTAGATTTCGCCGGTAaatacgcgtttttttgtagtgaaatagcattattgttcatttatatatttttagtaaaagtatgTGAGACTTTTGCTcctctttaattattttaacattcaTAAAAAGTGGGACTATTATTTCATTCACAAACACActcaaccactttattaaaattagtgTCACTCTCAAAAAGTTGGGAtggagaaaatatatatttttgtggacatctttgatttatttattataaatataattgaaaactataattaatatattgattGTGATCATTAATTACTTCAATAGATGTTAACAAATTAGTCCATAaaaggatatgatttatttattataaatataattgaaaattataatattatgattgtgattattaattacgtcaataaatattaaaaaatattctattCGTCCATAAGAAAATAATCATGGGAGCGAGTGGCATAATTTTTATTGGTCCTGAGCGAATGTATGCTTGGTGTATGATAGAATATATCAATTGCAGCCTTTTCATTTGCTAGCTCAAGTTAAGATTGGATAGTTAGCTAACACTATCAGCTAGGTTGAAGTTTGGATTGGGTTGGGTCGATTGGTGATGTCATATGTGTTtgaatttttcctttttggatagTTTTATAAACATGGAAAACCCGTGAGGTTATAATTATATCACTCGTTAAATtctttgataatttattaatcaTCACCAGTAGTCTCTTAACAATTACTGAGTAAAAAACTAGTGTAAGGAGTGCCTATTTTGAGGATTAGTgtaatttgataaaaatattgTTGTTTGATCCATATCGTATttataaaaaagataaaattgaaacaaacatagtaataagaataaaaaaaattcaatcatatgttttataaatataaaattaattatgaaaagTGAACGTCACCTTCAAGATAAGTGCAAGAAAGTTGCAGTCGCATTTAATTTGAAGGTTTTATCACAATTAATGCACAAAtccttttttctttaattttccgGTCTTTCATATCTCGAATATATGTCAGTCCATCGGTTTACTATATAGCAGTATTATATTTGATAAGATAAGTGACACTTTaaactaaaattgaaaaaatctgTAGCGGAATGATATAGAAACAATAAATATTGATTAATTCTGAATTTATCAAATAGCACAAATATACCCTTCTGGTGTGATTAGTCATTGAAACAACAATTAATGTAGTCTTTGTTTAATCATTAAAGTACAATTAAATGACAACTTCATAATCAATACATTCTGTTAGTAACGACTTTTACTAAGACAGATAATTATGGCATTTATTTAACGTGCATCGCAGGGTTGCCTGCTAGACTTGGTCCAACCTGATATATAGTCAAGAATAATCTTATAATGCTACAAATCACACACTAAGTGACTCAACTATCAACCCATTcactaattaatattaatcCACGTCCACTATAAAGTTTTACGGAGTACTGAAGATTATTAAGTCATAAATTCTTTAGAGATATTTGGCATGTAAGTACTCGAACTTTTccatattttaattttgcacTTCAACTATAAAATTTGCTTATAAATATCTaaactttgtattctttttgATTTTGCACCCGGTAAATTTTTACCCCCACATCGTTGCTGACATGGCAATAAAATTGACATCTCAAACCCTATAATTACATATTCTAGATCTCATATTGACAACAACTATCTGCTTCATTATGCACTTCAAACTTCCCTCTCAATCCGACTATCATATCAACAACGATTTGGGGGTAAAAATTCACCAGGTACAAAATTAGAAAGAAcataaagttcatgtatttatagatagattttaaagttgaggtgcaaaatcagaaaatgaaaaaaaactaAGTATTTATAGACCaatatcttaatttttttatttagctatccttttcaaattttaaatgattaATCCTATTTTCTTTGTTTGATAGATCTCTATGAGTCATGTCGAGCTAATTTGACCTTTTTATGTATCTCCCTCTGTTCTTATAAAAAGTAATCATTTGTAAatagcacgagttttaataaaataattgaatgtgttgtgagtgaagtAAAGGTCCTACTTTATTATGAGTGGACAACTTATCAAAAATAGATTATATACATTTTATAATgacggacgaaaatgaaaaattggatacattttacgaggacggagagagtacattGTTTtagcttttttttcttttttgaggtgAATATTTGTTTTATCCAACAATTTAGTATTgaagctttattttaatttttttcagaaATAGTTTTAGGACCCTTACATGTCACCACATTAACATCTTTACATGCAATTACAATATTgactttataaattttttatttaagggAACCCCTAGACCTTATTGTTTTTAGACTAAATTAAAGTTTGCATTGTTTAAATATCTtgactttataatttataatttatggTAGCTACATTGCAAAAATAATATATGAATTAGTCCGTATACCATTTCTCAACTTTATTTTAAGATGTAAACCCTCTCTACATATATTATCACATGTGGAATTAGAGACGAGTCAATTTCGAAGGATTATGACCTGTTCTAACGCTGCGTCGATATCGTAGTCTCTTCCTTTAAAGTCTTCTTACTACACGACAAACTGACAGCCAATTTTCGATTCTAAAAAGGTTGTTTGTTGAACTTTTGTTTGGGGAATGAATGAGAGTGTAATCATGAAAGGGAAATTATATGGATAATACCCTTAGCATTATATGGAAAATATTTGTGACTAAAATGTCCCAAAACTATTTTTGGATATGTTTTCTTAATTACCAATTATTCTTCATTCTATAATTAGATTTAAATATATAACCAATTATATAATCTTCTTTTAGGGAAATTATATGgagccataattatggctgcCATAATACCCTTAAAATTTTATGGAAATAATTTATTACTAAAATaccctttaattaattttgatatatgataGAAAGGCCAACCGTCCAATTTCCAAACATATATAGCAAAGCTTTTGAAAAGGAAAAGAAGACCAAAATTGTGGCGTGATTAATCAGTTCTTGATATTCAGTATCAAATTTTCGCCCCATCATATCAATTATCTgacatataatattatatacacACACTTTCTATAATGcaaaaaaacaatgaaaaataaattatcatacAATTCTTCCTCTTTAATTCTCTCTTCATCACACACACAGCCACACGTGAGAGAACtaaataattatgaaattaaatcAATTTTATGAGAATAACATAATGAAGCCGTGAGTTTATTGAAAACAATTTCACAATCATTTTTTTCCCTCAAAACCGTGAGTTTCGatatccaaaaaataaaatatcatgacTCAACAACAAGATGATGATCGTATGTATGAATTGTTTGGTACTGATATTGAAAATGAAACAATCAACGACGATACTAACAGTCCGCAGACATTCTATGAGATGTTGGAACATGGACCTCGATTCGGCATGGAGTTCGACTCTAAGGAAAGCCTTTTAATTTGAAGCCTATCAAGCATTTGCAAAGGTACAAAGTTTTTGCGTTTCAGTTCGAAATTCAAAGAATGATAAGTATTTTATGATATCATGTGATATAGGCCGAAAGGGAATTGTTATgaaatatacaaaataaaaatcaattgTCATGCTCATGTAAATGCTATAAAACGTGAAACTGGTCGTTGGGCGGTTTCGACTGTGCATGCAAACCACAATCACGAACTTAATC includes these proteins:
- the LOC131022658 gene encoding uncharacterized protein LOC131022658, which encodes MSEPDGEGTGISRHVGGSQSTRILQQYMSLDPGTPQDAPNYATFLRLHTYADGSYTSERDARIDAEVHRLAAATGRQERLDEVYLEVVQIDRSRIYGVGSAGQSQASRGSIRSTGTSAVSQQLYETRISTLEERLAAEQAQRQQIEERMAAEQAERQQMQDRVAQLEAFMRMYNAPPPPHPDADDDDDDDA